One Tachysurus fulvidraco isolate hzauxx_2018 chromosome 2, HZAU_PFXX_2.0, whole genome shotgun sequence DNA segment encodes these proteins:
- the ect2 gene encoding protein ECT2 isoform X6, whose amino-acid sequence MADSTFGTIRSLLVDSSVFDSRMAETSKDHTFLCLTSDDAEDMLRRVKTRVVLVGEMGSDTALVKALEDINVPCIKTDNVKEFGDGENAEYETVFVLKDFQSPDYRYLYKNDNRILGPPVVLHCAGKGEPLPFASRPLYSTTMLNLSLCFTGFRKKEEVVNLVNLVHHMGGTIRKDFSAKVTHLIAYSTHGEKYRLAVCMGTPILTPDWIHKAWEHKENINFHAGDEEFRMAFKVPPFQDCVLSFLGFSEEEKSNMEERTLKHGGRFLEVGDEKCTHLVVEENSIKELPFVPSKRLYVVKQEWFWGSIQMDARAGESMYSYEKSESPAMKKAVSLLSLTTPTSNRKRRRLRDTLAQLTKETEISPFPPRKRPSAEHSLSMGSLLDISNTPDTCKAFAENSKPSKSSTPVLPKQSARWQVSKELYQTESNYVDILATVLQLFKYPLEKEGQVGGPILAQEEIKTIFGSIPDIYDVHTRIKADLEELVMNWSEDKSVGDIILKYSGELVKAYPPFVNFFEMSKETIVKCEKQKPRFHAFLKINQAKPECGRQTLVELMIRPVQRLPSVALLLNDIKKHTSDDNPDKVTLEKAIESLKEVMTHINEDKRKTEGQKQIFDVVYEVDGCPANLLSSHRSLVHRVETIALGDNPCDRGEHVTLFLFNDCLEIARKRHKVISTFKSPLGQTRPPAQLKHITLMPLSQIRRVLDLRDTEDCQNAFALVVRPPTEQENLLFSFQLAAEDTLKSNWLKTLCRQVANTICRADAEDLIQRTDPDTLQVSTKDMDSTLSRASRAIKKTSKKVTRAFSFTKTPKRVIQRAFMASSTPDDKSPGPGLDHMTRMTSSSTLAAVHSPSMINLSSAFERKYHTFSRSTTHLI is encoded by the exons GATATAAATGTCCCCTGTATAAAGACAGACAATGTCAAAGAGTTTGGGGATGGAGAAAACGCTGAGTACGAGACAGTCTTTGTACTGAAGGACTTCCAGTCTCCTGACTATCGCTATTTATACAAAAATGACAACCGCATTTTGGGCCCCCCTGTGGTACTGCATTGTGCTGGGAAGGGAGAG CCACTGCCATTTGCATCCCGTCCTCTCTACTCCACCACAATGCTCAACTTATCACTCTGTTTCACTGGTTTCCGCAAAAAAGAGGAAGTG gtaAACCTAGTTAACCTGGTGCATCATATGGGCGGTACCATCCGCAAGGACTTCAGCGCTAAAGTCACCCATCTCATTGCCTATTCCACTCACGGGGAGAAATACAGG TTGGCTGTTTGTATGGGTACACCCATTCTCACTCCAGACTGGATTCATAAGGCTTGGGAACACAAGGAAAacat CAATTTCCATGCAGGAGACGAGGAGTTCCGTATGGCCTTCAAAGTGCCGCCGTTTCAGGACTGTGTACTGAGCTTTTTGGGATTCTCTGAGGAGGAAAAAAGCAATATGGAGGAAAGGACGCTGAAGCATG GAGGGCGGTTTCTGGAGGTCGGAGATGAGAAGTGCACTCACCTGGTGGTGGAGGAGAACTCCATTAAAGAGCTGCCCTTTGTGCCATCTAAGAGACTTTACGTTGTAAAACAAGAG TGGTTTTGGGGCAGTATCCAGATGGATGCTCGTGCTGGGGAATCTATGTATTCATATGAGAAG TCGGAGAGCCCGGCGATGAAGAAGGCCGTGTCCCTTCTTTCTCTCACAACACCCACTAGTAATCGGAAGCGGCGGCGTCTGCGTGACACTCTGGCCCAACTCACTAAAGAGACCGAGATCTCACCCTTCCCCCCTCGCAAGAGGCCCTCGGCAGAGCACTCGCTCTCTATGGGCTCACTGCTGGACATCTCCAACACTCCAGATACGTGCAAGGCCTTTGCAG AGAACTCCAAACCTTCCAAAAGCTCCACACCTGTCCTGCCCAAGCAGTCAGCAAGATGGCAGGTGTCCAAGGAACTGTACCAGACTGAGAGCAACTATGTGGATATCCTGGCTACAGTTCtgcag CTTTTCAAATATCCACTGGAGAAAGAAGGGCAGGTCGGAGGCCCCATCCTGGCTCAGGAAGAGATTAAGACCATCTTTGGCAGCATCCCAGACATTTATGATGTGCACACCAGAATAAAG GCCGATCTAGAGGAGCTGGTGATGAACTGGTCAGAAGACAAGAGTGTCGGtgacatcattttaaaatat TCGGGAGAGCTGGTGAAAGCTTACCCGCCTTTCGTCAACTTCTTTGAGATGAGCAAGGAGACGATTGTGAAGTGTGAGAAGCAGAAGCCAAGGTTTCATGCATTCCTAAAG ATCAATCAGGCTAAACCTGAGTGTGGGCGGCAGACGCTGGTGGAGCTGATGATACGTCCTGTTCAGAGACTGCCTAGCGTGGCTCTCTTACTCAATG ATATTAAAAAGCATACCTCTGATGATAATCCTGAtaaagtcactctggaaaaggcCATAGAGTCCCTCAAAGAAGTTATGAC CCATATAAATGAAgacaagagaaagacagaaggcCAGAAGCAGATCTTTGATGTGGTTTATGAAGTGGATGGCTGTCCT gCCAATCTTTTATCATCTCATCGGAGTTTGGTGCACAGAGTGGAGACCATAGCTCTAGGAGACAATCCCTGTGACCGCGGTGAACATGTCACTCTGTTTCTCTTCAACGACTGCCTGGAG ATTGCCAGGAAGAGGCATAAGGTGATCAGCACCTTTAAGAGTCCTCTGGGGCAAACACGACCACCTGCTCAGCTCAAGCACATCACCCTCATGCCCCTGTCTCAGATCCGTAGGGTACTGGACCTGCGTGACACAGAGG ACTGTCAGAACGCCTTTGCCCTGGTTGTGAGGCCTCCTACTGAGCAAGAGAACCTCCTGTTTAGTTTCCAGCTTGCTGCTGAAGACACACTCAAGTCGAACTGGCTCAAGACTCTTTGCCGTCAAGTGGCAAACACCATCTGCAGAGCTGACGCG GAAGACCTAATTCAGCGCACTGATCCTGACACCCTTCAAGTGAGCACGAAGGACATGGATAGCACGCTGAGTCGAGCCTCTAGGGCCATCAAAAAGACATCAAAGAAG GTAACCAGGGCATTCTCTTTCACCAAAACCCCTAAGCGTGTAATCCAGAGAGCTTTCATGGCCAGCAGTACCCCAGATGACAAGAGCCCTGGTCCAGGCCTTGATCATATGACTCGGATGACTAGCAGCTCCACACTGGCC GCTGTACACTCGCCATCGATGATCAATCTGTCGTCTGCATTTGAGAGGAAGTACCACACCTTTAGCCGGTCAACCACTCACCTGATCTGA
- the ect2 gene encoding protein ECT2 isoform X3, producing the protein MADSTFGTIRSLLVDSSVFDSRMAETSKDHTFLCLTSDDAEDMLRRVKTRVVLVGEMGSDTALVKALEAIQVMEVPVVKIKEGDPGSESGEKLIKSIVNMDINVPCIKTDNVKEFGDGENAEYETVFVLKDFQSPDYRYLYKNDNRILGPPVVLHCAGKGEPLPFASRPLYSTTMLNLSLCFTGFRKKEEVVSFSGLRANTFSEIFTFIWSQILILFFQVNLVNLVHHMGGTIRKDFSAKVTHLIAYSTHGEKYRLAVCMGTPILTPDWIHKAWEHKENINFHAGDEEFRMAFKVPPFQDCVLSFLGFSEEEKSNMEERTLKHGGRFLEVGDEKCTHLVVEENSIKELPFVPSKRLYVVKQEWFWGSIQMDARAGESMYSYEKSESPAMKKAVSLLSLTTPTSNRKRRRLRDTLAQLTKETEISPFPPRKRPSAEHSLSMGSLLDISNTPDTCKAFAENSKPSKSSTPVLPKQSARWQVSKELYQTESNYVDILATVLQLFKYPLEKEGQVGGPILAQEEIKTIFGSIPDIYDVHTRIKADLEELVMNWSEDKSVGDIILKYSGELVKAYPPFVNFFEMSKETIVKCEKQKPRFHAFLKINQAKPECGRQTLVELMIRPVQRLPSVALLLNDIKKHTSDDNPDKVTLEKAIESLKEVMTHINEDKRKTEGQKQIFDVVYEVDGCPANLLSSHRSLVHRVETIALGDNPCDRGEHVTLFLFNDCLEIARKRHKVISTFKSPLGQTRPPAQLKHITLMPLSQIRRVLDLRDTEDCQNAFALVVRPPTEQENLLFSFQLAAEDTLKSNWLKTLCRQVANTICRADAEDLIQRTDPDTLQVSTKDMDSTLSRASRAIKKTSKKVTRAFSFTKTPKRVIQRAFMASSTPDDKSPGPGLDHMTRMTSSSTLAMARSASTFSLSGCSKNAVVQRSNSLDNAPRPRVAVCIRSPCCPENTNQPAPAETHLKVPTQQACPSALQGTRPYRELAVSLEQRRAPGSPRRETLL; encoded by the exons GATATAAATGTCCCCTGTATAAAGACAGACAATGTCAAAGAGTTTGGGGATGGAGAAAACGCTGAGTACGAGACAGTCTTTGTACTGAAGGACTTCCAGTCTCCTGACTATCGCTATTTATACAAAAATGACAACCGCATTTTGGGCCCCCCTGTGGTACTGCATTGTGCTGGGAAGGGAGAG CCACTGCCATTTGCATCCCGTCCTCTCTACTCCACCACAATGCTCAACTTATCACTCTGTTTCACTGGTTTCCGCAAAAAAGAGGAAGTGGTGAGTTTCAGTGGTCTACGAGCAAATACGTTCTCTGAGATTTTCACCTTCATTTGGTctcaaatattaattttgttttttcaggtaAACCTAGTTAACCTGGTGCATCATATGGGCGGTACCATCCGCAAGGACTTCAGCGCTAAAGTCACCCATCTCATTGCCTATTCCACTCACGGGGAGAAATACAGG TTGGCTGTTTGTATGGGTACACCCATTCTCACTCCAGACTGGATTCATAAGGCTTGGGAACACAAGGAAAacat CAATTTCCATGCAGGAGACGAGGAGTTCCGTATGGCCTTCAAAGTGCCGCCGTTTCAGGACTGTGTACTGAGCTTTTTGGGATTCTCTGAGGAGGAAAAAAGCAATATGGAGGAAAGGACGCTGAAGCATG GAGGGCGGTTTCTGGAGGTCGGAGATGAGAAGTGCACTCACCTGGTGGTGGAGGAGAACTCCATTAAAGAGCTGCCCTTTGTGCCATCTAAGAGACTTTACGTTGTAAAACAAGAG TGGTTTTGGGGCAGTATCCAGATGGATGCTCGTGCTGGGGAATCTATGTATTCATATGAGAAG TCGGAGAGCCCGGCGATGAAGAAGGCCGTGTCCCTTCTTTCTCTCACAACACCCACTAGTAATCGGAAGCGGCGGCGTCTGCGTGACACTCTGGCCCAACTCACTAAAGAGACCGAGATCTCACCCTTCCCCCCTCGCAAGAGGCCCTCGGCAGAGCACTCGCTCTCTATGGGCTCACTGCTGGACATCTCCAACACTCCAGATACGTGCAAGGCCTTTGCAG AGAACTCCAAACCTTCCAAAAGCTCCACACCTGTCCTGCCCAAGCAGTCAGCAAGATGGCAGGTGTCCAAGGAACTGTACCAGACTGAGAGCAACTATGTGGATATCCTGGCTACAGTTCtgcag CTTTTCAAATATCCACTGGAGAAAGAAGGGCAGGTCGGAGGCCCCATCCTGGCTCAGGAAGAGATTAAGACCATCTTTGGCAGCATCCCAGACATTTATGATGTGCACACCAGAATAAAG GCCGATCTAGAGGAGCTGGTGATGAACTGGTCAGAAGACAAGAGTGTCGGtgacatcattttaaaatat TCGGGAGAGCTGGTGAAAGCTTACCCGCCTTTCGTCAACTTCTTTGAGATGAGCAAGGAGACGATTGTGAAGTGTGAGAAGCAGAAGCCAAGGTTTCATGCATTCCTAAAG ATCAATCAGGCTAAACCTGAGTGTGGGCGGCAGACGCTGGTGGAGCTGATGATACGTCCTGTTCAGAGACTGCCTAGCGTGGCTCTCTTACTCAATG ATATTAAAAAGCATACCTCTGATGATAATCCTGAtaaagtcactctggaaaaggcCATAGAGTCCCTCAAAGAAGTTATGAC CCATATAAATGAAgacaagagaaagacagaaggcCAGAAGCAGATCTTTGATGTGGTTTATGAAGTGGATGGCTGTCCT gCCAATCTTTTATCATCTCATCGGAGTTTGGTGCACAGAGTGGAGACCATAGCTCTAGGAGACAATCCCTGTGACCGCGGTGAACATGTCACTCTGTTTCTCTTCAACGACTGCCTGGAG ATTGCCAGGAAGAGGCATAAGGTGATCAGCACCTTTAAGAGTCCTCTGGGGCAAACACGACCACCTGCTCAGCTCAAGCACATCACCCTCATGCCCCTGTCTCAGATCCGTAGGGTACTGGACCTGCGTGACACAGAGG ACTGTCAGAACGCCTTTGCCCTGGTTGTGAGGCCTCCTACTGAGCAAGAGAACCTCCTGTTTAGTTTCCAGCTTGCTGCTGAAGACACACTCAAGTCGAACTGGCTCAAGACTCTTTGCCGTCAAGTGGCAAACACCATCTGCAGAGCTGACGCG GAAGACCTAATTCAGCGCACTGATCCTGACACCCTTCAAGTGAGCACGAAGGACATGGATAGCACGCTGAGTCGAGCCTCTAGGGCCATCAAAAAGACATCAAAGAAG GTAACCAGGGCATTCTCTTTCACCAAAACCCCTAAGCGTGTAATCCAGAGAGCTTTCATGGCCAGCAGTACCCCAGATGACAAGAGCCCTGGTCCAGGCCTTGATCATATGACTCGGATGACTAGCAGCTCCACACTGGCC ATGGCTCGATCAGCCTCCACTTTCAGTCTGAGTGGTTGCAGTAAAAATGCTGTAGTACAGCGCTCCAATTCTCTGGACAATGCGCCTCGGCCCAGGGTGGCCGTGTGTATACGCAGCCCATGCTGCCCTGAGAACACTAACCAGCCTGCTCCTGCAGAGACTCATCTCAAAGTGCCCACGCAGCAAGCATGTCCATCCGCTCTGCAGGGCACGAGGCCATACCGGGAGCTTGCGGTTTCCTTGGAGCAGCGCCGAGCCCCTGGCTCCCCCCGCAGAGAGACTCTACTCTAG
- the ect2 gene encoding protein ECT2 isoform X2, translated as MADSTFGTIRSLLVDSSVFDSRMAETSKDHTFLCLTSDDAEDMLRRVKTRVVLVGEMGSDTALVKALEDINVPCIKTDNVKEFGDGENAEYETVFVLKDFQSPDYRYLYKNDNRILGPPVVLHCAGKGEPLPFASRPLYSTTMLNLSLCFTGFRKKEEVVNLVNLVHHMGGTIRKDFSAKVTHLIAYSTHGEKYRLAVCMGTPILTPDWIHKAWEHKENINFHAGDEEFRMAFKVPPFQDCVLSFLGFSEEEKSNMEERTLKHGGRFLEVGDEKCTHLVVEENSIKELPFVPSKRLYVVKQEWFWGSIQMDARAGESMYSYEKSESPAMKKAVSLLSLTTPTSNRKRRRLRDTLAQLTKETEISPFPPRKRPSAEHSLSMGSLLDISNTPDTCKAFAECSVEGRRRQKKPVKRRSEREKERRSRTGRERPFHCISIPQQATEQDRLPEHMHLELSLDSFKESGENSKPSKSSTPVLPKQSARWQVSKELYQTESNYVDILATVLQLFKYPLEKEGQVGGPILAQEEIKTIFGSIPDIYDVHTRIKADLEELVMNWSEDKSVGDIILKYSGELVKAYPPFVNFFEMSKETIVKCEKQKPRFHAFLKINQAKPECGRQTLVELMIRPVQRLPSVALLLNDIKKHTSDDNPDKVTLEKAIESLKEVMTHINEDKRKTEGQKQIFDVVYEVDGCPANLLSSHRSLVHRVETIALGDNPCDRGEHVTLFLFNDCLEIARKRHKVISTFKSPLGQTRPPAQLKHITLMPLSQIRRVLDLRDTEDCQNAFALVVRPPTEQENLLFSFQLAAEDTLKSNWLKTLCRQVANTICRADAEDLIQRTDPDTLQVSTKDMDSTLSRASRAIKKTSKKVTRAFSFTKTPKRVIQRAFMASSTPDDKSPGPGLDHMTRMTSSSTLAMARSASTFSLSGCSKNAVVQRSNSLDNAPRPRVAVCIRSPCCPENTNQPAPAETHLKVPTQQACPSALQGTRPYRELAVSLEQRRAPGSPRRETLL; from the exons GATATAAATGTCCCCTGTATAAAGACAGACAATGTCAAAGAGTTTGGGGATGGAGAAAACGCTGAGTACGAGACAGTCTTTGTACTGAAGGACTTCCAGTCTCCTGACTATCGCTATTTATACAAAAATGACAACCGCATTTTGGGCCCCCCTGTGGTACTGCATTGTGCTGGGAAGGGAGAG CCACTGCCATTTGCATCCCGTCCTCTCTACTCCACCACAATGCTCAACTTATCACTCTGTTTCACTGGTTTCCGCAAAAAAGAGGAAGTG gtaAACCTAGTTAACCTGGTGCATCATATGGGCGGTACCATCCGCAAGGACTTCAGCGCTAAAGTCACCCATCTCATTGCCTATTCCACTCACGGGGAGAAATACAGG TTGGCTGTTTGTATGGGTACACCCATTCTCACTCCAGACTGGATTCATAAGGCTTGGGAACACAAGGAAAacat CAATTTCCATGCAGGAGACGAGGAGTTCCGTATGGCCTTCAAAGTGCCGCCGTTTCAGGACTGTGTACTGAGCTTTTTGGGATTCTCTGAGGAGGAAAAAAGCAATATGGAGGAAAGGACGCTGAAGCATG GAGGGCGGTTTCTGGAGGTCGGAGATGAGAAGTGCACTCACCTGGTGGTGGAGGAGAACTCCATTAAAGAGCTGCCCTTTGTGCCATCTAAGAGACTTTACGTTGTAAAACAAGAG TGGTTTTGGGGCAGTATCCAGATGGATGCTCGTGCTGGGGAATCTATGTATTCATATGAGAAG TCGGAGAGCCCGGCGATGAAGAAGGCCGTGTCCCTTCTTTCTCTCACAACACCCACTAGTAATCGGAAGCGGCGGCGTCTGCGTGACACTCTGGCCCAACTCACTAAAGAGACCGAGATCTCACCCTTCCCCCCTCGCAAGAGGCCCTCGGCAGAGCACTCGCTCTCTATGGGCTCACTGCTGGACATCTCCAACACTCCAGATACGTGCAAGGCCTTTGCAG AGTGTAGCGTGGAAGGCAGGCGTAGACAGAAGAAGCCTGTGAAGAGAAGGAGTGAACGGGAAAAGGAGAGGAGGAGTAGGACAGGCAGAGAACGGCCCTTTCACTGTATCAGCATCCCACAGCAAGCTACAGAGCAGGACAGACTCCCTGAGCACATGCACTTGGAGCTCTCACTTGACTCCTTTAAGGAGTCTGGAG AGAACTCCAAACCTTCCAAAAGCTCCACACCTGTCCTGCCCAAGCAGTCAGCAAGATGGCAGGTGTCCAAGGAACTGTACCAGACTGAGAGCAACTATGTGGATATCCTGGCTACAGTTCtgcag CTTTTCAAATATCCACTGGAGAAAGAAGGGCAGGTCGGAGGCCCCATCCTGGCTCAGGAAGAGATTAAGACCATCTTTGGCAGCATCCCAGACATTTATGATGTGCACACCAGAATAAAG GCCGATCTAGAGGAGCTGGTGATGAACTGGTCAGAAGACAAGAGTGTCGGtgacatcattttaaaatat TCGGGAGAGCTGGTGAAAGCTTACCCGCCTTTCGTCAACTTCTTTGAGATGAGCAAGGAGACGATTGTGAAGTGTGAGAAGCAGAAGCCAAGGTTTCATGCATTCCTAAAG ATCAATCAGGCTAAACCTGAGTGTGGGCGGCAGACGCTGGTGGAGCTGATGATACGTCCTGTTCAGAGACTGCCTAGCGTGGCTCTCTTACTCAATG ATATTAAAAAGCATACCTCTGATGATAATCCTGAtaaagtcactctggaaaaggcCATAGAGTCCCTCAAAGAAGTTATGAC CCATATAAATGAAgacaagagaaagacagaaggcCAGAAGCAGATCTTTGATGTGGTTTATGAAGTGGATGGCTGTCCT gCCAATCTTTTATCATCTCATCGGAGTTTGGTGCACAGAGTGGAGACCATAGCTCTAGGAGACAATCCCTGTGACCGCGGTGAACATGTCACTCTGTTTCTCTTCAACGACTGCCTGGAG ATTGCCAGGAAGAGGCATAAGGTGATCAGCACCTTTAAGAGTCCTCTGGGGCAAACACGACCACCTGCTCAGCTCAAGCACATCACCCTCATGCCCCTGTCTCAGATCCGTAGGGTACTGGACCTGCGTGACACAGAGG ACTGTCAGAACGCCTTTGCCCTGGTTGTGAGGCCTCCTACTGAGCAAGAGAACCTCCTGTTTAGTTTCCAGCTTGCTGCTGAAGACACACTCAAGTCGAACTGGCTCAAGACTCTTTGCCGTCAAGTGGCAAACACCATCTGCAGAGCTGACGCG GAAGACCTAATTCAGCGCACTGATCCTGACACCCTTCAAGTGAGCACGAAGGACATGGATAGCACGCTGAGTCGAGCCTCTAGGGCCATCAAAAAGACATCAAAGAAG GTAACCAGGGCATTCTCTTTCACCAAAACCCCTAAGCGTGTAATCCAGAGAGCTTTCATGGCCAGCAGTACCCCAGATGACAAGAGCCCTGGTCCAGGCCTTGATCATATGACTCGGATGACTAGCAGCTCCACACTGGCC ATGGCTCGATCAGCCTCCACTTTCAGTCTGAGTGGTTGCAGTAAAAATGCTGTAGTACAGCGCTCCAATTCTCTGGACAATGCGCCTCGGCCCAGGGTGGCCGTGTGTATACGCAGCCCATGCTGCCCTGAGAACACTAACCAGCCTGCTCCTGCAGAGACTCATCTCAAAGTGCCCACGCAGCAAGCATGTCCATCCGCTCTGCAGGGCACGAGGCCATACCGGGAGCTTGCGGTTTCCTTGGAGCAGCGCCGAGCCCCTGGCTCCCCCCGCAGAGAGACTCTACTCTAG
- the ect2 gene encoding protein ECT2 isoform X1: MADSTFGTIRSLLVDSSVFDSRMAETSKDHTFLCLTSDDAEDMLRRVKTRVVLVGEMGSDTALVKALEAIQVMEVPVVKIKEGDPGSESGEKLIKSIVNMDINVPCIKTDNVKEFGDGENAEYETVFVLKDFQSPDYRYLYKNDNRILGPPVVLHCAGKGEPLPFASRPLYSTTMLNLSLCFTGFRKKEEVVNLVNLVHHMGGTIRKDFSAKVTHLIAYSTHGEKYRLAVCMGTPILTPDWIHKAWEHKENINFHAGDEEFRMAFKVPPFQDCVLSFLGFSEEEKSNMEERTLKHGGRFLEVGDEKCTHLVVEENSIKELPFVPSKRLYVVKQEWFWGSIQMDARAGESMYSYEKSESPAMKKAVSLLSLTTPTSNRKRRRLRDTLAQLTKETEISPFPPRKRPSAEHSLSMGSLLDISNTPDTCKAFAECSVEGRRRQKKPVKRRSEREKERRSRTGRERPFHCISIPQQATEQDRLPEHMHLELSLDSFKESGENSKPSKSSTPVLPKQSARWQVSKELYQTESNYVDILATVLQLFKYPLEKEGQVGGPILAQEEIKTIFGSIPDIYDVHTRIKADLEELVMNWSEDKSVGDIILKYSGELVKAYPPFVNFFEMSKETIVKCEKQKPRFHAFLKINQAKPECGRQTLVELMIRPVQRLPSVALLLNDIKKHTSDDNPDKVTLEKAIESLKEVMTHINEDKRKTEGQKQIFDVVYEVDGCPANLLSSHRSLVHRVETIALGDNPCDRGEHVTLFLFNDCLEIARKRHKVISTFKSPLGQTRPPAQLKHITLMPLSQIRRVLDLRDTEDCQNAFALVVRPPTEQENLLFSFQLAAEDTLKSNWLKTLCRQVANTICRADAEDLIQRTDPDTLQVSTKDMDSTLSRASRAIKKTSKKVTRAFSFTKTPKRVIQRAFMASSTPDDKSPGPGLDHMTRMTSSSTLAMARSASTFSLSGCSKNAVVQRSNSLDNAPRPRVAVCIRSPCCPENTNQPAPAETHLKVPTQQACPSALQGTRPYRELAVSLEQRRAPGSPRRETLL; the protein is encoded by the exons GATATAAATGTCCCCTGTATAAAGACAGACAATGTCAAAGAGTTTGGGGATGGAGAAAACGCTGAGTACGAGACAGTCTTTGTACTGAAGGACTTCCAGTCTCCTGACTATCGCTATTTATACAAAAATGACAACCGCATTTTGGGCCCCCCTGTGGTACTGCATTGTGCTGGGAAGGGAGAG CCACTGCCATTTGCATCCCGTCCTCTCTACTCCACCACAATGCTCAACTTATCACTCTGTTTCACTGGTTTCCGCAAAAAAGAGGAAGTG gtaAACCTAGTTAACCTGGTGCATCATATGGGCGGTACCATCCGCAAGGACTTCAGCGCTAAAGTCACCCATCTCATTGCCTATTCCACTCACGGGGAGAAATACAGG TTGGCTGTTTGTATGGGTACACCCATTCTCACTCCAGACTGGATTCATAAGGCTTGGGAACACAAGGAAAacat CAATTTCCATGCAGGAGACGAGGAGTTCCGTATGGCCTTCAAAGTGCCGCCGTTTCAGGACTGTGTACTGAGCTTTTTGGGATTCTCTGAGGAGGAAAAAAGCAATATGGAGGAAAGGACGCTGAAGCATG GAGGGCGGTTTCTGGAGGTCGGAGATGAGAAGTGCACTCACCTGGTGGTGGAGGAGAACTCCATTAAAGAGCTGCCCTTTGTGCCATCTAAGAGACTTTACGTTGTAAAACAAGAG TGGTTTTGGGGCAGTATCCAGATGGATGCTCGTGCTGGGGAATCTATGTATTCATATGAGAAG TCGGAGAGCCCGGCGATGAAGAAGGCCGTGTCCCTTCTTTCTCTCACAACACCCACTAGTAATCGGAAGCGGCGGCGTCTGCGTGACACTCTGGCCCAACTCACTAAAGAGACCGAGATCTCACCCTTCCCCCCTCGCAAGAGGCCCTCGGCAGAGCACTCGCTCTCTATGGGCTCACTGCTGGACATCTCCAACACTCCAGATACGTGCAAGGCCTTTGCAG AGTGTAGCGTGGAAGGCAGGCGTAGACAGAAGAAGCCTGTGAAGAGAAGGAGTGAACGGGAAAAGGAGAGGAGGAGTAGGACAGGCAGAGAACGGCCCTTTCACTGTATCAGCATCCCACAGCAAGCTACAGAGCAGGACAGACTCCCTGAGCACATGCACTTGGAGCTCTCACTTGACTCCTTTAAGGAGTCTGGAG AGAACTCCAAACCTTCCAAAAGCTCCACACCTGTCCTGCCCAAGCAGTCAGCAAGATGGCAGGTGTCCAAGGAACTGTACCAGACTGAGAGCAACTATGTGGATATCCTGGCTACAGTTCtgcag CTTTTCAAATATCCACTGGAGAAAGAAGGGCAGGTCGGAGGCCCCATCCTGGCTCAGGAAGAGATTAAGACCATCTTTGGCAGCATCCCAGACATTTATGATGTGCACACCAGAATAAAG GCCGATCTAGAGGAGCTGGTGATGAACTGGTCAGAAGACAAGAGTGTCGGtgacatcattttaaaatat TCGGGAGAGCTGGTGAAAGCTTACCCGCCTTTCGTCAACTTCTTTGAGATGAGCAAGGAGACGATTGTGAAGTGTGAGAAGCAGAAGCCAAGGTTTCATGCATTCCTAAAG ATCAATCAGGCTAAACCTGAGTGTGGGCGGCAGACGCTGGTGGAGCTGATGATACGTCCTGTTCAGAGACTGCCTAGCGTGGCTCTCTTACTCAATG ATATTAAAAAGCATACCTCTGATGATAATCCTGAtaaagtcactctggaaaaggcCATAGAGTCCCTCAAAGAAGTTATGAC CCATATAAATGAAgacaagagaaagacagaaggcCAGAAGCAGATCTTTGATGTGGTTTATGAAGTGGATGGCTGTCCT gCCAATCTTTTATCATCTCATCGGAGTTTGGTGCACAGAGTGGAGACCATAGCTCTAGGAGACAATCCCTGTGACCGCGGTGAACATGTCACTCTGTTTCTCTTCAACGACTGCCTGGAG ATTGCCAGGAAGAGGCATAAGGTGATCAGCACCTTTAAGAGTCCTCTGGGGCAAACACGACCACCTGCTCAGCTCAAGCACATCACCCTCATGCCCCTGTCTCAGATCCGTAGGGTACTGGACCTGCGTGACACAGAGG ACTGTCAGAACGCCTTTGCCCTGGTTGTGAGGCCTCCTACTGAGCAAGAGAACCTCCTGTTTAGTTTCCAGCTTGCTGCTGAAGACACACTCAAGTCGAACTGGCTCAAGACTCTTTGCCGTCAAGTGGCAAACACCATCTGCAGAGCTGACGCG GAAGACCTAATTCAGCGCACTGATCCTGACACCCTTCAAGTGAGCACGAAGGACATGGATAGCACGCTGAGTCGAGCCTCTAGGGCCATCAAAAAGACATCAAAGAAG GTAACCAGGGCATTCTCTTTCACCAAAACCCCTAAGCGTGTAATCCAGAGAGCTTTCATGGCCAGCAGTACCCCAGATGACAAGAGCCCTGGTCCAGGCCTTGATCATATGACTCGGATGACTAGCAGCTCCACACTGGCC ATGGCTCGATCAGCCTCCACTTTCAGTCTGAGTGGTTGCAGTAAAAATGCTGTAGTACAGCGCTCCAATTCTCTGGACAATGCGCCTCGGCCCAGGGTGGCCGTGTGTATACGCAGCCCATGCTGCCCTGAGAACACTAACCAGCCTGCTCCTGCAGAGACTCATCTCAAAGTGCCCACGCAGCAAGCATGTCCATCCGCTCTGCAGGGCACGAGGCCATACCGGGAGCTTGCGGTTTCCTTGGAGCAGCGCCGAGCCCCTGGCTCCCCCCGCAGAGAGACTCTACTCTAG